Proteins co-encoded in one Listeria ivanovii subsp. ivanovii genomic window:
- a CDS encoding divergent PAP2 family protein gives MSIFMNTPLIASIFAIIFAQVVKVPIHILVYRKFNMGLMFSTGGMPSSHSAAVTALMTTIAIENGLNSPYFAISVVFGIIVMFDATGVRRQAGEQAVVLNKLVSDFQGFVEHAKGLAAPEQEEKTKHLKELLGHKPMEVFFGALTGIIIGIISEFF, from the coding sequence ATGTCGATATTTATGAATACACCATTAATTGCATCCATTTTTGCGATTATTTTTGCACAAGTTGTTAAAGTTCCAATACATATACTTGTGTACCGAAAGTTCAACATGGGACTGATGTTTTCTACTGGTGGCATGCCTAGTTCTCATTCAGCTGCTGTAACTGCTTTAATGACTACTATTGCAATTGAAAATGGCTTGAATTCTCCTTACTTCGCTATTTCTGTTGTTTTTGGAATCATTGTTATGTTTGATGCGACAGGTGTTAGGAGACAAGCCGGAGAACAAGCTGTGGTTTTAAACAAATTAGTTAGTGATTTCCAAGGTTTTGTAGAGCATGCGAAAGGGCTTGCTGCACCTGAACAAGAAGAAAAAACGAAGCATCTCAAGGAATTACTTGGTCATAAGCCAATGGAAGTTTTCTTTGGAGCTTTGACTGGGATTATAATTGGAATTATTTCAGAGTTTTTTTAA
- a CDS encoding aldo/keto reductase translates to MKTVKLNNGVEIPILGFGTFQITDPSEAETAVKEAIKAGYRHIDTAQSYMNEEAVGRGIASSGVDRKELFITTKVWVENTSYQGVISSFERSLKRLGLDYVDLLLIHQPFNDVYGAWLAMEELQKEGKIRAIGVSNFAVDKVVDLAEFNEIVPQVNQIEINPFQQQTKNIEALKAEGIMPEAWAPFAEGKNNIFSNPILVNIGEKYNKSVAQVILRWLVEKDIITLAKSVKPERMKENLAIFDFELTEYDKVAIATLNEGESQFFSHADPDMIRWMASRKLNV, encoded by the coding sequence ATGAAAACTGTTAAATTAAATAATGGGGTAGAAATACCAATTTTAGGATTTGGTACATTTCAAATTACAGATCCATCTGAAGCCGAAACAGCGGTAAAAGAAGCAATCAAAGCGGGTTATCGACACATTGATACAGCGCAAAGTTATATGAATGAGGAAGCGGTTGGAAGAGGTATTGCAAGTTCAGGAGTCGACCGGAAGGAGCTCTTTATTACAACAAAAGTTTGGGTGGAAAACACGAGCTATCAAGGGGTAATTTCTTCCTTTGAGCGTTCTTTAAAACGTCTTGGTTTAGATTATGTGGATTTATTACTTATCCATCAACCCTTTAATGATGTTTATGGTGCTTGGCTAGCGATGGAAGAACTACAAAAAGAAGGAAAAATCCGGGCAATAGGTGTTTCTAATTTTGCAGTTGATAAGGTAGTGGATCTTGCTGAATTTAACGAAATCGTTCCGCAAGTGAATCAAATCGAAATTAATCCATTCCAACAACAGACGAAGAATATTGAAGCATTAAAAGCAGAAGGAATTATGCCAGAAGCTTGGGCACCATTTGCAGAAGGTAAAAATAATATATTTAGTAATCCAATCTTAGTAAACATTGGAGAAAAATATAATAAGTCAGTAGCACAAGTGATTCTTCGCTGGTTAGTAGAGAAAGATATTATCACGCTTGCAAAATCCGTGAAACCAGAACGGATGAAAGAAAATTTAGCGATATTTGATTTTGAGTTAACAGAATACGATAAAGTAGCAATTGCTACTTTGAATGAAGGTGAAAGCCAGTTCTTCTCTCATGCCGATCCAGATATGATTCGCTGGATGGCAAGCCGTAAATTAAACGTATAA
- a CDS encoding chloride channel protein, whose product MKKLTFIFGIYTLVLGLLVGAIAAFFLGLVHFSTEFLWTYLPEQLQSPWYYPLIMGLIGGLFVGILQLKFGGYPHSMHENMAELKRTGRIEYKNRLLKTIVTAWIILSFGASVGPEAALIGIVGSSTTWIIDHLKVSASRKEELISLSIGAIISSIFLSPFSGLAEEIDDSTQAKKVPKKSKLVLSILISFSALASFLWLKSFMKMPASIFAIRLPDAGWSWWFAILFIPMIILGWLFSIYFEQLQVYIAKALSFIKNKMILALIGGLSIGIFGIISYYLLFSGEHQLIEITKTVQAFSILTLLIIALLKPVLVGICLATGWKGGAIFPAIFSSSVMGYLVTVWLEGPTGFLITVFVAASCTKIIGKPVLTASILLFVFPLQFFPFILLTAFIVNKNWWASFKKLTQQN is encoded by the coding sequence ATGAAAAAATTAACATTTATTTTCGGGATTTATACGCTTGTTCTAGGACTTTTAGTAGGAGCAATTGCGGCTTTTTTCCTTGGTTTAGTACACTTTTCTACTGAATTTTTATGGACTTACTTGCCTGAGCAGCTTCAGTCGCCATGGTATTACCCGCTAATAATGGGATTGATTGGTGGATTATTCGTGGGGATTCTCCAACTTAAATTTGGTGGTTACCCTCATTCCATGCACGAAAATATGGCTGAATTAAAACGCACTGGTCGGATTGAATATAAGAACCGGCTACTGAAAACAATAGTAACTGCTTGGATTATTCTTTCTTTCGGAGCAAGCGTGGGGCCAGAAGCAGCTTTAATTGGTATTGTTGGTAGTAGTACTACTTGGATTATCGATCATTTAAAAGTATCCGCTAGTCGTAAAGAAGAATTAATTAGCCTAAGTATCGGGGCAATTATCTCCAGTATTTTCCTCTCTCCATTCAGCGGACTTGCAGAGGAAATTGATGATAGTACGCAAGCAAAAAAAGTCCCGAAAAAATCGAAATTAGTTTTATCAATTTTAATTTCATTTAGCGCACTGGCATCTTTTCTGTGGTTGAAATCATTTATGAAAATGCCCGCAAGTATTTTTGCAATTCGTTTACCTGATGCAGGTTGGTCGTGGTGGTTTGCTATTTTATTTATTCCTATGATTATTTTAGGTTGGTTGTTTAGTATTTATTTTGAGCAACTTCAAGTTTACATAGCTAAAGCCCTTTCTTTCATCAAAAACAAAATGATACTAGCTCTAATTGGTGGTTTAAGCATTGGTATATTTGGTATTATTTCTTATTACTTATTATTTTCTGGTGAGCATCAATTAATTGAAATAACTAAAACTGTTCAAGCGTTTTCTATTTTAACCTTACTTATTATCGCTCTTTTAAAACCAGTATTAGTTGGTATTTGTTTAGCTACCGGTTGGAAAGGCGGGGCAATTTTTCCTGCGATTTTCTCCAGTAGTGTGATGGGTTATTTAGTAACAGTTTGGTTAGAGGGTCCTACGGGATTCTTAATTACTGTTTTTGTTGCTGCTAGCTGTACAAAAATTATTGGTAAACCAGTATTAACGGCTTCGATCTTACTATTTGTCTTCCCACTACAGTTCTTCCCTTTCATTCTATTAACTGCATTTATCGTTAATAAAAATTGGTGGGCGAGTTTTAAAAAGCTAACACAGCAAAATTAA
- a CDS encoding Crp/Fnr family transcriptional regulator → MYNEKVKEMVTELDKYKLKDKWIRCEKFSKNKIIKGEIFLDEFIIITNGILHVENKKFQILHFFSNGDIINQQVAAISGENELHLVCDTEVALVFVNREYFLNYATNKPSYMEWLLEATLVNNKNLYNELIKYDLSAEDRIVYALQYLCEKLDIKSENGYQEIPKYINKMKMAKYGKISRKLLNEKLLLLIDKEILKEKKGIFYIKKEN, encoded by the coding sequence TTGTATAATGAAAAAGTGAAAGAAATGGTTACAGAATTAGATAAGTACAAATTAAAAGATAAATGGATCCGCTGCGAAAAATTCTCTAAAAATAAAATTATCAAAGGAGAAATATTTTTAGATGAGTTCATCATTATTACAAATGGAATTCTTCATGTGGAGAATAAAAAATTTCAAATCCTTCATTTCTTTTCAAATGGCGATATAATCAATCAACAAGTCGCGGCAATTAGTGGGGAAAACGAATTGCACTTAGTTTGTGACACGGAAGTCGCTCTCGTTTTTGTTAATAGGGAGTACTTTCTAAACTACGCAACAAATAAGCCATCCTATATGGAATGGCTTTTAGAAGCTACCTTAGTAAATAATAAAAATTTGTATAATGAGTTAATTAAATACGATTTATCCGCTGAAGATAGAATCGTCTATGCCTTACAATATCTCTGTGAAAAACTAGATATTAAAAGCGAAAATGGTTATCAAGAAATTCCAAAATACATTAACAAAATGAAAATGGCCAAGTACGGCAAAATATCTCGTAAACTATTAAATGAAAAACTGTTACTTCTTATTGATAAAGAAATCTTAAAAGAAAAAAAAGGAATATTTTATATTAAAAAAGAAAATTAA
- a CDS encoding YwqG family protein, whose product MEQLFDILPSEWAERFLETEKERMVLHFKDSGTLSLLQSKAGGRGYLPKEQGYPVTDEGKPLSLLAQINFSEMPQMENYPEFGLLAFYIDYQDDLLGLNFDNPTKQENFRVFFFEDLGSESLTAEEQDSFFADVAKTDFYPVVNGEFKISGQVSDQILLSDSYDFKNEFGHNFYELADLIFAEDEDRADELFNLAPEESQLGGYPFFTQEDPRVYTEDPHHDTLLFQLASEDFEENRMAIMWGDCGVGNFFINKQDLINRDFSNIMYNWDCS is encoded by the coding sequence ATGGAACAGCTTTTTGATATTCTCCCTAGTGAATGGGCAGAACGATTTTTAGAAACAGAAAAAGAACGAATGGTATTACATTTTAAAGATTCTGGAACACTATCATTACTCCAAAGTAAAGCTGGTGGGCGCGGATACTTGCCGAAAGAACAAGGCTATCCAGTGACTGACGAAGGTAAGCCACTCTCTCTTTTAGCACAAATCAATTTTTCCGAAATGCCGCAAATGGAAAACTATCCAGAATTTGGGTTGTTAGCATTCTATATTGATTATCAAGATGATTTATTAGGGCTTAATTTTGATAATCCGACGAAACAAGAGAATTTCCGGGTATTTTTCTTTGAGGATTTAGGAAGTGAAAGTCTTACAGCGGAAGAACAAGATTCGTTTTTTGCGGATGTAGCGAAAACCGACTTTTATCCAGTTGTAAATGGCGAGTTTAAAATTTCTGGCCAAGTATCTGATCAAATTTTGTTGAGTGATAGCTATGATTTTAAAAATGAATTCGGCCATAATTTTTATGAACTTGCGGATTTGATTTTCGCTGAGGATGAAGATAGAGCAGATGAACTATTCAATCTGGCACCAGAAGAAAGCCAACTTGGCGGCTATCCATTTTTCACACAAGAAGATCCACGTGTTTATACAGAAGATCCGCATCATGACACCTTGTTATTCCAACTAGCTTCTGAAGATTTTGAAGAAAATCGGATGGCAATTATGTGGGGCGACTGTGGTGTTGGGAACTTTTTCATCAACAAACAAGATTTAATCAATCGGGACTTTTCGAATATTATGTATAACTGGGATTGCTCCTGA
- a CDS encoding NAD(P)/FAD-dependent oxidoreductase — protein sequence MSKSKIVILGAGYGGLKTLRKLQQRNLDAEIVLVNKNDYHHETTWLHEAAAGTIEPEKLMYPLKKVVNEAKTTFIQDTVVKINKDEKTVTLNANGDISYDYLLIALGSEAETFGISGLKEYAFTITSVESVKKIRAHIEAQFAKWKTDPRDELLTIIVGGAGFTGIEFLGELTNRIPELVKKYDVPREKVRIFCMEAAPKVLPQFDAKLVDYGVGVLEDRGVEFHVGKPVKEATADGVKYAESENEIREIKAATIIWAAGVRGNSVIEASGFEAGRGRVKVNNNLTVPGNEEILIVGDCSLIINPANERPFPPTAQIAMQQADVAAVNLAKLVKGETDLEDFVYHEKGTVCSLGDNDAIGVVFGKNLKGYPASVMKKVIDDRALLLIGGSGVLASKGKFKFYK from the coding sequence ATGAGTAAATCAAAAATTGTCATTCTCGGAGCAGGATACGGAGGACTAAAAACATTACGTAAATTACAACAAAGAAACTTGGATGCCGAAATCGTTCTAGTGAATAAGAATGACTATCATCATGAAACGACATGGTTACATGAGGCAGCCGCTGGAACAATTGAACCAGAAAAATTAATGTATCCTCTTAAAAAAGTTGTTAACGAAGCAAAAACAACTTTCATTCAAGACACTGTAGTAAAAATTAATAAAGACGAAAAAACAGTCACACTAAATGCAAATGGCGATATCAGCTATGACTACTTATTAATTGCACTCGGGTCTGAAGCAGAAACATTTGGAATCAGTGGTTTAAAAGAATATGCTTTTACTATTACAAGCGTAGAATCAGTGAAAAAAATTCGTGCGCATATCGAAGCGCAATTTGCTAAATGGAAAACAGACCCTCGTGATGAATTACTAACAATTATCGTTGGTGGAGCGGGCTTTACTGGAATTGAGTTTCTTGGGGAATTAACTAATCGTATTCCAGAACTAGTTAAAAAATATGATGTACCACGTGAGAAAGTACGCATTTTCTGTATGGAAGCTGCTCCAAAAGTATTACCACAATTTGATGCAAAATTAGTGGATTATGGAGTTGGCGTTTTAGAAGATCGTGGCGTTGAGTTTCATGTTGGAAAACCAGTAAAAGAAGCTACTGCTGACGGCGTAAAATATGCTGAAAGTGAAAATGAAATTCGCGAAATTAAAGCAGCAACGATTATTTGGGCTGCCGGAGTTCGCGGCAATAGTGTTATTGAAGCTTCTGGTTTTGAAGCTGGCCGAGGACGTGTAAAAGTAAACAATAATCTTACTGTTCCGGGTAATGAAGAAATTTTAATTGTTGGTGACTGTTCATTAATTATCAACCCAGCGAATGAACGTCCATTCCCACCAACTGCTCAAATCGCTATGCAACAAGCAGACGTAGCAGCAGTGAACTTAGCAAAATTAGTAAAAGGCGAAACAGATTTAGAAGATTTTGTGTATCACGAAAAAGGAACGGTTTGCTCATTAGGTGATAATGACGCAATCGGTGTTGTCTTTGGAAAAAATCTAAAAGGCTATCCAGCATCCGTGATGAAAAAAGTTATTGATGACCGCGCTCTTTTATTAATCGGCGGTTCAGGCGTCTTAGCAAGTAAAGGGAAATTCAAATTCTATAAATAA
- a CDS encoding NAD(P)/FAD-dependent oxidoreductase, which translates to MDEKTKIYDITIIGGGPVGLFSAFYAGMRSASVKIIESLPQLGGQLSTLYPEKYIYDIPGYPSVRAQELVNNLIQQMKPFEPTIALEEAVQSVEKQGDGTFEIITKKDTHYSKAVIITAGNGAFEPRRLDLPDAEQYEGNSIHYFINDISRFSGRRVAVCGGGDSAVDWALMLEKVASSVSIIHRRNAFRAHEHSVGNLEKSSVKVKTPFIPTEVLGDGDKLTHITLQEVKGDTIETLEIDDFIINYGFVSSLGPIKNWGLELERNSIIVNSKMETSVPGIYCAGDICTYDGKVKLIATGFGEAPTAVNNAMNFIDPKARVQPMHSTSLFE; encoded by the coding sequence TTGGATGAAAAAACAAAAATTTATGATATAACGATCATTGGTGGTGGACCGGTTGGGCTATTTTCGGCCTTTTATGCTGGAATGCGAAGTGCGAGTGTGAAAATAATCGAAAGTTTACCGCAATTAGGCGGGCAACTTTCAACGCTTTATCCTGAGAAATATATTTATGATATTCCGGGCTATCCATCGGTTCGCGCACAAGAACTTGTGAACAATCTAATTCAACAAATGAAACCATTCGAGCCAACTATTGCGCTAGAGGAAGCAGTTCAAAGTGTGGAAAAACAAGGGGATGGGACATTTGAAATCATCACAAAAAAAGATACACATTATAGTAAAGCAGTGATTATTACAGCTGGTAACGGAGCATTTGAACCAAGGCGTTTAGATCTTCCTGATGCAGAACAATATGAAGGCAATAGTATTCACTACTTTATTAATGATATAAGTCGTTTTTCTGGACGGCGTGTGGCGGTTTGCGGTGGTGGTGATTCCGCAGTAGACTGGGCACTTATGCTTGAAAAAGTAGCAAGTTCTGTCTCGATTATTCATAGACGTAATGCTTTTCGCGCACATGAACATAGCGTCGGCAATCTAGAAAAATCTTCTGTAAAGGTCAAAACACCATTCATCCCAACCGAAGTTCTTGGAGATGGAGACAAACTGACCCATATTACTTTGCAAGAAGTAAAAGGCGATACAATAGAAACACTAGAAATTGACGATTTTATCATTAATTACGGTTTTGTTTCCTCGCTTGGTCCTATCAAAAACTGGGGACTTGAGCTAGAACGCAATTCAATTATTGTAAATTCTAAAATGGAAACAAGTGTCCCAGGCATTTATTGCGCTGGCGATATTTGTACCTATGACGGTAAAGTAAAACTCATCGCAACCGGATTTGGGGAAGCACCAACTGCCGTCAATAATGCGATGAATTTCATTGATCCAAAAGCTCGCGTGCAACCGATGCATTCCACTTCTTTATTTGAATAA
- a CDS encoding SDR family oxidoreductase produces the protein MNVLVIGANGKIGRHLVEKLAMEKGFFVRAMVRKADQVEGLEKLGAKPLIADLKKDFIYAYDEIEAVIFTAGSGGHTPPDETIKIDQDGAIKAIDFAKERGVRRFIIVSSYGADDPENGPDSLIHYLKAKAKADEALKRSGLDYTIVRPVGLSDEAGTGKVTNVSGAPKTSIPREDVASFITEALSQKSSIHQTYTIESGETPITKFFS, from the coding sequence ATGAATGTACTTGTAATTGGCGCGAATGGTAAAATCGGCCGTCATCTAGTAGAAAAACTTGCCATGGAAAAAGGTTTTTTTGTGCGAGCAATGGTGCGCAAGGCCGATCAAGTAGAAGGCCTTGAAAAACTTGGAGCAAAACCACTTATTGCAGATTTAAAAAAAGATTTTATTTACGCGTATGATGAAATAGAAGCAGTCATTTTCACAGCAGGATCTGGCGGTCATACACCTCCTGATGAAACAATCAAAATTGACCAGGATGGTGCAATTAAAGCGATAGACTTTGCGAAAGAAAGAGGCGTTCGTCGTTTTATCATCGTTAGTTCTTATGGAGCAGATGACCCAGAAAACGGACCAGATTCGCTCATTCATTATTTAAAAGCTAAAGCTAAAGCAGATGAAGCACTAAAAAGAAGTGGACTCGATTACACTATCGTTCGGCCGGTTGGACTTTCTGATGAAGCTGGAACTGGCAAAGTCACGAATGTTTCCGGTGCGCCAAAAACATCAATTCCGCGCGAGGATGTTGCTTCTTTTATCACAGAAGCTTTATCGCAAAAATCCAGTATTCATCAAACCTACACCATCGAAAGTGGCGAAACACCGATTACCAAATTTTTCAGTTAA
- a CDS encoding YuzB family protein, with protein sequence MNPIVEFCVNNLASGADAAFAKLDADDSLDVIEYDCLTYCDLCATSLFALVDGEVVRGETPDELVANIYTFLEENPF encoded by the coding sequence ATGAATCCTATTGTGGAGTTTTGCGTGAATAATTTAGCTAGTGGAGCAGATGCTGCATTTGCAAAATTGGACGCGGATGATAGTTTAGATGTGATTGAATATGATTGTCTAACTTACTGTGATTTATGCGCAACTAGCTTGTTTGCTTTAGTAGACGGAGAAGTAGTTCGGGGAGAAACGCCGGATGAACTAGTGGCGAATATCTATACATTTTTGGAAGAGAATCCGTTTTAA
- a CDS encoding YuzD family protein, whose product MVNEAKLYVYGSTTICASCVGAPSSKETEEWLRAAIGRKFSGQPFVVEYVDIFNPPSETEIRDIANKIVDEDYMYPVIVVDGEIIAEGNPRLKDIYQVMTDRGYSATM is encoded by the coding sequence ATGGTAAATGAAGCAAAATTATATGTATATGGTTCAACGACTATTTGTGCAAGTTGTGTTGGAGCGCCATCCTCGAAAGAAACAGAGGAATGGCTTCGGGCGGCGATTGGAAGGAAGTTTTCCGGGCAGCCATTTGTAGTTGAGTATGTGGATATTTTTAATCCGCCGAGTGAAACGGAGATTAGAGATATAGCGAATAAAATTGTAGATGAGGACTATATGTATCCAGTCATAGTGGTTGATGGGGAAATTATCGCAGAAGGTAATCCGCGGTTAAAAGATATCTATCAAGTAATGACGGATCGAGGCTACTCAGCGACAATGTAA
- a CDS encoding NifU family protein, producing MEEISYAEVDKALKKFRPFLVRDGGDYELVEVTPDGTVKIKLLGACETCPSSDMTLKMGIELTLAEKIIGFKEVVQVF from the coding sequence ATGGAAGAAATAAGTTATGCCGAAGTTGATAAAGCTTTAAAAAAATTCCGTCCCTTCCTAGTCCGTGATGGCGGCGATTATGAACTTGTGGAAGTAACTCCAGACGGCACCGTGAAAATCAAGTTACTTGGCGCTTGCGAAACTTGTCCAAGTTCTGATATGACTTTAAAGATGGGAATTGAGCTAACTTTAGCTGAAAAAATTATCGGATTCAAAGAAGTAGTGCAGGTTTTTTAA
- a CDS encoding phosphatidylglycerophosphatase A: protein MVEKQSALESKARSWLIERGVEIDDIAELVLFLQQKYHPGLELEICRQNVEHVLRKREVQNAVLTGIQLDVMAEKGELVQPLQNIISADEGLYGVDEILALSIVNVYGSIGFTNYGYIDKVKPGILAKLNEHDGKAVHTFLDDIVGAIAAAAASRLAHSYHDDIVN from the coding sequence ATGGTAGAAAAACAAAGTGCCTTAGAATCAAAAGCCCGTAGCTGGCTTATCGAACGAGGTGTAGAAATAGATGATATTGCAGAACTCGTTTTATTTTTACAACAAAAGTATCATCCTGGATTAGAACTCGAAATTTGTCGTCAAAATGTGGAGCATGTTCTTCGCAAACGAGAAGTTCAAAATGCTGTTTTAACAGGCATACAGCTAGATGTAATGGCAGAAAAAGGCGAACTCGTCCAACCACTCCAAAATATTATTAGTGCTGATGAAGGTCTTTATGGCGTCGATGAAATCCTTGCACTTTCGATCGTCAATGTATATGGCTCGATTGGTTTCACTAATTACGGTTATATTGACAAAGTAAAACCAGGTATTCTAGCAAAACTTAACGAACATGATGGAAAAGCTGTTCATACATTTTTAGATGACATTGTCGGCGCTATTGCCGCTGCTGCTGCAAGTCGTCTTGCTCATAGTTATCATGACGATATCGTAAACTAA
- a CDS encoding GNAT family N-acetyltransferase produces MVSIQKLTKDNFHDTAKLEVHPHQKTFVAENWYSIIEASLEETYHSLVIYADNTPVGYAMYGMDTDDGEFWLVRFMTGKEHQGKGYGGDALVQIIEKVKKLPEKPARLRLSYEPENSIAEKFYAKYGFVKTGEIIDGEAVADLWFER; encoded by the coding sequence ATGGTTTCGATTCAAAAGTTAACGAAAGATAATTTTCACGACACAGCTAAATTAGAAGTACACCCACACCAAAAAACATTTGTAGCAGAAAATTGGTATTCGATTATCGAAGCAAGTTTGGAAGAAACCTATCATTCGCTCGTCATTTACGCGGATAATACACCAGTGGGCTACGCAATGTACGGGATGGACACAGACGACGGGGAATTCTGGCTCGTTCGTTTTATGACTGGTAAAGAACATCAAGGTAAAGGCTACGGTGGGGATGCGCTGGTGCAAATTATTGAAAAAGTAAAAAAACTCCCTGAAAAACCAGCACGTCTTCGCTTGTCTTATGAACCAGAAAATAGTATTGCTGAAAAATTTTATGCGAAATATGGCTTTGTAAAAACGGGTGAAATTATCGACGGGGAAGCAGTTGCTGATTTGTGGTTCGAACGTTAA
- a CDS encoding TIGR01457 family HAD-type hydrolase, producing the protein MKNYQAYLIDLDGTMYRGAEVIPEAIIFVENLKRAGLPYLFVTNNSTKTPGQVAEHLTDMGIQAVSEDVFTTSQATVQFMLEQKREKTVYVIGERGIKQELTDNGFEITSSNPAFVVVGLDREVDYEKFAKAALAVRGGAMFISTNGDAAIPTERGLLPGNGSITSVVSVATETAPIFIGKPEPIIMEQALAKLGVTKDEAIMVGDNYETDILAGINYGMDTLIVHTGFTSKVALMTKKIQPTYAVTKLTDWEIN; encoded by the coding sequence TTGAAAAATTATCAAGCTTATTTAATTGATTTAGACGGAACCATGTATCGTGGTGCCGAAGTAATTCCAGAAGCGATTATTTTTGTTGAAAACTTAAAACGCGCTGGACTTCCTTATTTATTTGTAACCAATAACTCTACAAAGACACCTGGACAAGTGGCGGAACATTTAACTGATATGGGAATTCAAGCAGTTAGTGAGGATGTTTTTACTACTTCCCAAGCAACTGTCCAATTTATGCTAGAGCAAAAACGCGAAAAAACGGTTTATGTTATCGGAGAACGTGGAATAAAACAAGAACTGACAGATAATGGATTTGAAATAACTTCTAGTAATCCTGCTTTTGTTGTCGTTGGACTTGACCGAGAAGTCGATTATGAAAAATTTGCGAAAGCAGCTCTTGCAGTTCGAGGTGGTGCAATGTTTATTTCCACGAATGGCGATGCGGCAATCCCGACAGAGCGCGGTTTGCTTCCAGGAAATGGTTCGATCACATCTGTCGTTTCCGTAGCAACAGAAACAGCACCCATCTTTATTGGAAAGCCAGAGCCGATTATCATGGAACAAGCACTCGCAAAACTTGGTGTAACGAAAGACGAAGCAATAATGGTTGGCGATAACTACGAAACAGATATTTTGGCAGGAATTAATTACGGCATGGACACGCTCATCGTTCACACCGGTTTTACTTCAAAAGTAGCGCTAATGACAAAGAAAATCCAGCCAACTTATGCTGTGACTAAGTTAACTGATTGGGAAATTAACTAG
- a CDS encoding YutD family protein translates to MTITIQDLNYEIITNYRDAFDEEKLNERFSDILGRYDYIVGDWGYDQLRLKGFFDDENRKAAYDNKISTLKEYIYEYCNFGCAYFVIKKVK, encoded by the coding sequence GTGACGATTACAATTCAAGATTTAAATTATGAGATAATCACCAATTATCGCGATGCTTTTGATGAAGAAAAGTTAAATGAACGATTTAGCGACATCCTTGGGAGGTATGACTATATTGTAGGTGATTGGGGTTATGACCAACTTAGATTAAAAGGTTTTTTCGATGATGAAAATCGCAAAGCGGCTTATGACAATAAGATTAGTACCTTAAAAGAATATATCTATGAATACTGCAACTTTGGGTGTGCGTATTTTGTGATAAAAAAAGTAAAATAG